The following are encoded together in the Salvia hispanica cultivar TCC Black 2014 chromosome 6, UniMelb_Shisp_WGS_1.0, whole genome shotgun sequence genome:
- the LOC125191724 gene encoding deSI-like protein At4g17486 isoform X1, which translates to MLRKMMGRKGKTGTIPVYLNVYDLTPINGYAYWLGLGIYHSGVEGFVDVVHGVEYAFGAHEHSTTGIFEVEPKHCPGFTFRKSILIARSDLGPKEVRALMENLAREYPGNAYNLISKNCNHFCNDVCLRLTGKQIPRWVNRLARLGLFCNCVLPVGINEVKVGHVRGREKNGAEEESEEKKKLTSHLSRYGSASESKPSSLSSASAKPSGRRRSAHSMSQRSFSSLPECISKWPVS; encoded by the exons ATGCTGCGGAAAATGATGGGGCGGAAGGGGAAGACGGGCACTATACCGGTATACCTCAACGTATACGACCTCACCCCCATCAACGGCTACGCTTACTGGCTCGGCCTCGGCATCTATCATTCTGGTGTTGAAG ggtttgtggATGTAGTTCATGGGGTTGAGTATGCATTCGGTGCTCATGAACATTCAACAACTGGGATTTTTGAGGTAGAACCAAAGCATTGCCCTGGCTTCACATTTCGAAAATCAATCTTGATTGCGCGATCGGATTTGGGGCCCAAGGAGGTCCGCGCGCTCATGGAAAATCTGGCTCGAGAATACCCCGGAAATGCCTACAATCTCATTTCCAAGAATTGCAACCATTTCTGCAACGATGTGTGCCTTCGCTTGACCGGCAAACAAATCCCTAGATGGGTCAATCGCCTTGCTCGCCTTG GTTTGTTCTGCAACTGTGTTCTGCCGGTTGGGATTAATGAGGTGAAAGTAGGGCATGTTAGAGGTAGAGAGAAGAACGGGGCGGAGGAGGAGtcggaggagaagaagaagctgaCTAGTCATCTGAGTAGGTATGGGTCCGCCTCCGAATCAAAACCATCATCATTGTCTTCAGCTTCGGCCAAGCCAAGTGGCAGACGCCGAAGCGCCCATTCGATGTCGCAGCGCAGTTTTTCTTCTCTGCCGGAATGCATCTCCAAGTGGCCTGTTTCATGA
- the LOC125196298 gene encoding cytochrome b561, DM13 and DOMON domain-containing protein At5g54830, with the protein MAPTALFQLGLFFIFMFLIGFSYSDPSLDCPSTNTSLLNFTSHFTLEQHQLRGIFSIINDCSFRVSQFDMLAGANVLWWGAMGDDVQNLTNGFPVSDSILNQTYKNDTFTVRLRKNVTWDQMKLLAVWDVPTASDFGYVLLNGSGNAKEQPTVFDNCKVLSDSYRIRWSLKEAENEVEIGLEAAVGAEDYMGFGWANESASGSLMVGGDVAITAFGEGGLPFAHDYYITKYSECMIDEDGNAQGVCPDTLYKPTDPAVVVNNTKMIYGHRKDGVSFIRYSRPLQSNDIKYDQKIDPRAEMNVIWAVGLIKPPDSLRPFYLPQNHGGSYGHLKLNLSEQVNDCLGPLEAEDKEDQDLVIADKKEPLVVTTGPALHYPNPPNPSKVLYINKKESPLLRVERGVPVKFSIQAGHDVALYVTSDPIGGNATLRNTSETIYFGGPEAEGVLASPTKLTWSPDRNTPDLVYYHSLYVPKMGWKVQVVDGGLPDMYNNSVSLDDQQVMLFWTLADNSISIAARGEKKSGYLAIGFGREMANSYAYVGWIDDSGKGRVNTYFIDGNDASSVHPTKENLTYVRCKSENGIITLEFTRPLNPSCDRKARHECNNIIDPSTPLKVIWAMGAQWSDDHLSVRNMHFITSKRPISVLLMHGSAEAEEDLRPVLAVHGFMMFLAWGILLPGGILAARYLKHVKDDSWFKIHVYMQYSGLAIIFLGFLFAVAELRGLTLQSTHVKFGMLAILLAVAQPINAYFRPKKPDVGEETAKASHRLIWEYTHVIIGRCGILVGVAALISGMKHLGERYGDENANGLSWALIVWFLLGALLVIYLEYRDMGRRRDRLPGRSTWVLGNGEEESRDLLNQSEPAKEKEAGEVQLEAFNR; encoded by the coding sequence ATGGCCCCAACCGCACTCTTCCAATTGGggctatttttcatttttatgtttttgattGGTTTCTCCTATTCCGATCCGAGTTTGGACTGCCCCAGCACCAACACCTCCCTTCTCAACTTCACCTCCCACTTCACCTTGGAGCAGCACCAGCTCCGTGGTATCTTCTCCATCATCAATGATTGCTCCTTTCGCGTCTCCCAATTTGACATGCTCGCCGGCGCCAACGTCCTCTGGTGGGGCGCCATGGGCGATGATGTTCAGAATCTCACAAATGGTTTCCCCGTTTCCGATTCAATCCTCAACCAGACCTATAAAAATGACACCTTCACCGTTCGTCTGCGGAAGAATGTCACTTGGGATCAAATGAAGCTTCTTGCGGTTTGGGATGTTCCTACTGCTTCTGATTTTGGGTATGTCTTGTTGAATGGTTCGGGAAATGCTAAGGAGCAGCCTACTGTCTTTGATAACTGCAAAGTGCTGTCTGATAGCTATAGGATTAGGTGGAGTCTCAAGGAGGCGGAGAATGAGGTTGAGATCGGTTTGGAGGCTGCCGTTGGAGCTGAGGATTACATGGGGTTCGGGTGGGCTAACGAGAGTGCTTCTGGTTCACTTATGGTGGGAGGGGATGTGGCCATCACGGCGTTTGGGGAGGGTGGGTTGCCATTTGCTCACGATTATTATATAACTAAGTATAGCGAGTGTATGATCGATGAGGATGGGAATGCGCAGGGTGTTTGCCCGGATACTTTGTATAAGCCTACTGATCCAGCTGTGGTGGTGAATAATACAAAGATGATTTATGGGCACAGGAAGGATGGCGTTTCATTCATCAGATATAGCAGACCTTTGCAGTCTAATGATATCAAGTATGATCAGAAAATTGATCCCAGGGCAGAGATGAATGTGATATGGGCAGTAGGGCTGATTAAGCCTCCTGATAGTTTACGCCCTTTCTATCTTCCTCAAAATCACGGTGGGAGTTATGGTCACTTGAAGCTCAACCTTTCTGAGCAGGTAAATGACTGTTTAGGACCATTGGAGGCTGAAGATAAGGAGGATCAAGATCTTGTCATTGCAGATAAAAAGGAGCCGCTTGTTGTGACAACTGGCCCGGCATTGCATTACCCGAATCCCCCAAATCCTTCTAAAGTTCTTTATATCAACAAGAAGGAATCTCCTCTCTTGAGGGTGGAGAGGGGTGTGCCAGTGAAGTTCTCGATACAGGCTGGACATGATGTGGCACTGTATGTTACATCTGATCCTATTGGTGGGAATGCAACTTTGAGAAACACATCAGAGACAATATATTTTGGGGGTCCAGAAGCTGAAGGTGTACTGGCCAGTCCTACAAAGTTGACCTGGTCACCTGACAGAAACACCCCAGATCTTGTTTACTATCACTCTCTTTATGTGCCAAAGATGGGCTGGAAAGTTCAAGTGGTTGATGGAGGTTTGCCAGACATGTATAACAACAGTGTCTCTTTGGATGATCAGCAGGTTATGCTTTTCTGGACGCTAGCTGACAACTCAATATCTATTGCTGCTAGGGGGGAGAAAAAAAGTGGTTATCTAGCAATTGGGTTTGGTCGCGAGATGGCCAACAGCTATGCTTATGTGGGTTGGATTGATGACAGTGGTAAAGGAAGGGtgaacacatattttattgatgGAAATGATGCTTCAAGTGTCCATCCAACAAAGGAGAACTTGACATATGTGAGATGCAAATCCGAAAATGGCATCATCACACTGGAGTTCACACGTCCCCTCAATCCATCTTGTGATCGGAAGGCAAGGCATGAATGCAACAATATCATTGACCCCTCGACTCCTCTGAAGGTAATTTGGGCCATGGGTGCTCAATGGTCTGATGACCACTTGAGCGTGAGAAACATGCATTTTATAACAAGCAAGAGGCCAATTAGTGTGCTGCTGATGCATGGTTCTGCAGAAGCAGAGGAGGACTTGCGACCTGTCTTAGCTGTACATGGGTTTATGATGTTTCTTGCATGGGGCATTTTGCTTCCTGGTGGCATTCTGGCTGCTAGATACCTGAAGCATGTGAAGGATGACAGTTGGTTTAAGATACATGTTTACATGCAATATTCAGGATTAGCTATTATTTTCCTTGGGTTTCTGTTTGCAGTTGCTGAACTCCGTGGTCTCACTCTCCAGTCCACGCATGTCAAGTTTGGAATGCTGGCAATATTGTTGGCCGTAGCGCAGCCAATAAATGCCTACTTTAGACCTAAGAAACCTGATGTTGGAGAGGAGACGGCTAAGGCTTCACATAGGCTCATCTGGGAATACACTCACGTTATCATTGGGAGGTGTGGTATACTTGTTGGAGTTGCTGCTCTTATCAGTGGGATGAAACATTTGGGAGAGAGATATGGTGATGAAAATGCTAACGGCCTGAGCTGGGCTCTGATAGTTTGGTTCTTACTAGGTGCTTTGCTGGTAATATATTTGGAGTATCGTGACATGGGTAGAAGACGAGACAGATTGCCTGGAAGGAGCACTTGGGTTTTGGGTAATGGTGAAGAAGAGTCTCGAGACCTTCTCAACCAAAGCGAGCCggcaaaagagaaagaagcGGGTGAGGTTCAGTTAGAAGCATTCAACAGATGA
- the LOC125193918 gene encoding pre-rRNA-processing protein esf1 gives MSSSTRRILGLEQRKKQKKTKKKEPAMIKDERFASAQSDPRFMEAPKRHSKVTIDSRFQRIFTDRNFISSRAPVDKRGKPKPNNTSSSSSLAHYYRLHQEDAPESDAQIAKPAQTKTDIEKIRNLDEDDDDDDELDDEEDEDEDEDDDGQSVDESSSTSTTDSDDDNYVDQEDEDDSLMPQEDVPEIDKETRRLAVVNLDWSQVRAVDLYVLLASFLPKGGQILSVSVYPSEFGIKRMEEEAVSGPVGLFDDEDKHDDDDDDDDDEIDQSKLRAYEISRLRYYYAVVECDSVATADYLYKTCDGVEFERSANKLDLRFIPDSMEFKHKARDVATEAPADYEGLDFQTRALQHSNIHLTWDEDEPQRAKTLKRKLNDEQIAELELKEYLASDESESDEDKNEDEVEGESEKKCNKRDRYRALIQAGDGSDEDEEDDDGRQDMEVTFSSGLEEISKRISEKKTKKAETVWEAYLRKRKEKKNASKKGSKYVSDDECSDGDEEAAEEADDFFVEDDAPAEENKGSRGTRKRANGNEASIAELELLTADDTNLKGYNIKPKKRKGTKGKEVVDEGKIPTVDNQDPRFAALFTSPLYAPDPTDPQYKRSAPYHRQKQNKNKKRDR, from the exons ATGTCGTCCTCCACACGAAGGATTTTGGGGTTGGAGCAGagaaagaagcagaagaaaaCGAAAAAGAAGGAACCGGCAATGATTAAGGACGAGCGATTTGCTTCGGCGCAGTCAGACCCTCGCTTCATGGAAGCTCCCAAGAGGCATTCCAAGGTCACAATCGACTCTCGCTTCCAGCGCATATTCACCGACCGCAACTTCATCTCCTCTCGTGCTCCCGTAGATAAGCGTGGCAAACCCAAGCCTAACAAcacctcctcctcttcctctctcGCTCATTACTACCGCCTCCACCAAGAAGATGCCCCAGAATCAGATGCCCAAATTGCCAAACCAGCTCAAACTAAAACtgatattgaaaaaattaggaaTCTTGATGAGGATGACGACGACGATGATGAATTAGAcgacgaagaagatgaagatgaagacgAAGATGATGATGGGCAGAGTGTAGACGAGTCTTCATCCACCAGTACTACTGACTCAGATGATGACAATTATGTGGATCAGGAGGATGAAGACGATAGCCTTATGCCGCAG GAGGATGTGCCTGAAATCGACAAAGAAACACGAAGGCTAGCTGTTGTCAATCTCGACTGGAGTCAAGTCAGG GCTGTTGATTTGTATGTCTTGTTAGCTTCATTTCTCCCTAAAGGGGGTCAGATTTTGTCTGTATCTGTCTATCCATCTGAGTTTGGAATCAAGCGCATGGAAGAGGAGGCCGTCAGTGGGCCTGTTGGATTATTTGATGATGAGGATAAGCatgatgatgacgatgatgacgatgatgatgagatTGACCAAAGTAAGCTACGTGCTTATGAGATTAGCAGGCTAAG GTATTATTATGCTGTTGTAGAATGTGATTCAGTTGCAACAGCAGATTATCTCTATAAAACTTGTGATGGAGTAGAGTTTGAAAGATCAGCGAATAAGTTGGACTTGAGATTTATCCCAGATTCAATGGAGTTTAAGCATAAGGCACGTGATGTTGCCACTGAG GCACCGGCAGATTATGAAGGTTTAGATTTTCAAACTCGAGCACTGCAACATAGCAACATTCATCTCACATGGGATGAAGATGAACCACAACGAGCAAAGACCTTGAAGAGAAAACTTAATGATGAGCAG ATAGCTGAGTTGGAGTTAAAAGAGTATTTGGCATCTGATGAGAGTGAATCAGATGAGGACAAGAACGAAGATGAAGTGGAAGGGGAGTCTGAAAAGAAGTGCAATAAGCGAGATAGGTACCGTGCTCTAATCCAGGCAGGGGACGGCTCAGATGAAGACGAAGAAGACGATGATGGGCGGCAGGACATGGAGGTGACTTTTAGTTCTGGATTAGAAGAGATCAGCAAGCGCATTTCTGAAAAGAAGACGAAGAAAGCAGAAACAGTTTGGGAGGCTTACCtcagaaagagaaaagagaaaaagaatgCTTCAAAGAAAGGGTCGAAATACGTTTCAGATGATGAGTGTAGTGACGGTGATGAAGAAGCTGCAGAAGAAGCAGATGACTTTTTTGTGGAAGATGATGCTCCAGCTGAGGAAAATAAGGGCAGTCGTGGGACAAGGAAGAGGGCGAATGGAAACGAAGCAAGCATAGCAGAACTGGAGCTGTTAACTGCTGACGATACCAATTTAAAGGGGTACAACATAAAGCCTAAGAAGCGCAAAGGGACGAAGGGGAAAGAAGTTGTTGACGAGGGCAAGATACCTACTGTGGATAATCAAGATCCGCGGTTTGCAGCCTTGTTCACGTCACCGCTGTATGCTCCGGACCCAACTGATCCCCAGTATAAAAG GAGTGCACCTTATCATCGGCAGAAGCagaacaagaacaagaaaagGGACCGGTAG
- the LOC125194275 gene encoding trafficking protein particle complex II-specific subunit 120 homolog, producing MEPDASIETISMIRVAVIPISDVTPLLFRDYAAMLLRHHTVSLNSISSFYTEHQKSPFAHQPWESGSLRFKFILGGSPPSPWEDFQSNRKILAVIGICHCPSAPDLRSVADQFTAACKTYSSSLVQRCFAFCPGDSQLEDESVKGSNLILFPPADRQTQEFHLQTMVQDIAASLLMEFEKWVLQAESGGTVFKTPLDSQASLSSEEVIKAKKRRLGRAQKTIGDYCLLAGSPVDANAHYSTSLELTRLTADFFWYAGAMEGSVCALLMDRMGQKDPVLEDEVKYRYNNVILHYRKSFIQDNAQRVSPLSFELEATLKLARFLCRRELANDVVELLTATADGATSLIDASDKLVVYVEIARLFGELGYHRKAAFFSRQVAQLYLQQDNKFAAISAMQVLAMTTKAYRVQSRASIGPSNDAGKTHADGGKVHHHSIVSLFESQWSTLQMVVLREILLSAVRAGDPLAAWSAAARLLRSYYPLITPAGQNGLFNALVNSAERLPLGTRCSDPALPFVRLHSFPLHSSQMDIVKRNPAREDWWAGAAPSGPFIYTPFSKGEPNNSNKQELTWVVGEPVQVLVELANPCGFEVMVESIYLSVHSGNLDAFPVSVSLPPNSSKVITLSGIPTKEGLVSVPGCIVHCFGVITEHFFKEVDSLLIGATQGLVLSDPFRSCGAAKLKHVHLPSITVVPPLPLLVSHIAGGDGSVMLYEGEIRDVWISLANAGTVPVEQAHISLSGKNQDSVVTVASETLRSALPLKPGAEVTIRVTLKAWQLSKTDSDAAASKGMPGSSVRQAKDGSSPLLLIHYAGPLTTPGEPETVSAPPPGRRLVIPLNICVLQGLSFVKARLLSMEIPARIGEACSTQAQLERGNTEQVNSSERQADRLVKIDPNRGSWGLRLLELELYNPTDVVFEASVSVDMENTNNQENLSDNISAEYGEPKTRIDRDYTARVLIPLENFKLPVLDGSFLGNSSQNNGTSGSRNNSFSEKNIKAELNASIKNLISKIKVRWQSGRNSSGELDIKDAIQAALQASVMDVLLPDPLTFGFRLAKTSSEDINVDSEVKSCASGDSIIAHEMTAMEVLVRNNTKEAIRINLSIACKDVAGENCMEGDKATVLWEGVLSGISMEVPPLEEVKHVFSLYFLIPGEYTMLAAAMIYDANEVLRARARSDALDEPIFCRGPPYHVRVSGTR from the exons ATGGAGCCCGACGCCAGCATCGAAACCATCAGCATGATCCGCGTGGCGGTCATCCCCATCTCCGACGTCACCCCTCTCCTCTTCCGCGACTACGCCGCCATGCTCCTCCGCCACCACACCGTCTCCCTCAACTCCATCAGCTCCTTCTACACCGAGCACCAGAAATCCCCCTTCGCCCACCAGCCCTGGGAATCCGGCAGCCTCCGATTCAAGTTCATTCTCGGCGGATCGCCGCCTTCTCCCTGGGAGGATTTCCAGTCCAACCGCAAGATCCTCGCCGTCATCGGCATTTGTCACTGCCCCTCCGCCCCCGATCTCCGCTCCGTTGCCGATCAATTCACTGCCGCTTGTAAGACCTATTCCTCCTCACTCGTCCAGCGATGCTTCGCCTTCTGCCCCGGGGACTCGCAG CTTGAAGACGAGAGTGTTAAGGGGAGTAATTTGATATTGTTTCCACCTGCTGATAGGCAAACTCAGGAATTCCACCTGCAAACCATGGTCCAAGATATTGCAGCTTCTCTGTTGATGGAATTTGAGAAATGGGTTCTCCAGGCTGAATCTGGCGGGACTGTTTTTAAGACACCTCTAGACTCTCAAGCCAGTCTCAGCTCAGAGGAG GTGATTAAGGCAAAGAAAAGGAGGCTTGGTCGCGCACAGAAAACTATAGGCGATTACTGTTTGCTGGCTGGATCACCAGTAGATGCCAATGCTCATTATTCCACCTCTCTGGAACTTACCAGATTAACTGCAGATTTTTTCTGGTATGCTGGGGCCATGGAAGGCAGCGTCTGTGCGTTGCTG ATGGATCGGATGGGCCAGAAGGACCCAGTTTTAGAGGATGAGGTTAAGTATCGCTACAACAATGTCATTTTGCACTACAGAAAATCATTTATTCAAGACAATGCTCAAAG GGTTTCACCCTTAAGCTTTGAACTCGAAGCCACATTGAAGTTAGCAAGATTCCTATGCAG GCGGGAACTTGCTAATGATGTCGTGGAGTTGTTGACAGCAACTGCTGATGGAGCAACATCTTTGATTGATGCCAGCGACAAACTAGTAGTATATGTTGAAATAGCAAGGCTCTTCGGTGAACTTGGTTATCACCGAAAAGCTGCTTTTTTCTCAAGGCAGGTGGCTCAGCTGTACTTGCAACAGGATAACAAATTTGCTGCTATCAGTGCAATGCAAGTCTTGGCAATGACAACCAAAGCTTATCGTGTCCAAAGTCGAGCATCTATTGGACCTTCTAAT gACGCTGGGAAAACCCATGCTGATGGAGGAAAAGTGCATCACCACTCAATAGTCTCCTTATTTGAGTCACAGTGGAGCACACTGCAGATGGTCGTCCTTCGAGAAATCCTTCTTTCTGCTGTTCGTGCAGGGGATCCTCTTGCTGCTTGGAGTGCAGCTGCACGTCTGCTTAGGTCTTACTATCCTCTAATTACTCCTGCTGGGCAAAATGGTCTGTTCAATGCACTTGTGAATTCAGCTGAGAGGCTTCCTTTAGGAACTCGCTGCAGTGATCCAGCTTTACCTTTTGTCAG GTTACATTCATTTCCTTTGCATTCATCACAAATGGACATCGTCAAACGCAATCCTGCTAGAGAAGATTGGTGGGCAGGTGCTGCTCCATCAGGACCATTCATTTATACACCGTTCAGCAAAGGAGAGCCAAATAATAGCAATAAGCAGGAGCTAACCTGGGTGGTCGGTGAACCTGTTCAAGTGCTGGTAGAATTAGCGAATCCGTGTGGCTTTGAAGTTATGGTTGAAAGTATATATCTATCAGTGCATTCTGGAAACCTTGATGCCTTTCCTGTAAGTGTGAGTCTTCCTCCCAATTCCTCAAAGGTGATCACTTTATCTGGGATTCCGACCAAAGAAGGCCTGGTTTCAGTTCCTGGATGCATAGTTCACTGTTTTGGAGTCATTACTGAACATTTTTTCAAGGAGGTTGATAGTTTACTTATTGGGGCAACTCAAGGTCTCGTGCTTTCTGACCCTTTCCGGAGCTGTGGGGCAGCTAAGTTAAAACATGTACATCTACCTAGTATTACAGTGGTACCTCCATTGCCATTGTTAGTTTCTCATATCGCAGGTGGGGATGGATCTGTCATGCTATATGAAGGTGAGATACGCGATGTATGGATCAGTTTGGCAAATGCTGGGACTGTTCCTGTTGAGCAGgcccacatttcactatcaGGAAAGAACCAGGACTCTGTCGTAACAGTTGCTTCCGAAACCCTGAGGTCAGCCCTCCCCTTGAAACCTGGTGCAGAGGTTACAATACGTGTAACCTTGAAAGCCTGGCAACTTAGCAAGACAGATTCTGATGCTGCTGCAAGCAAGGGTATGCCTGGATCCTCAGTAAGACAAGCTAAAGATGGAAGCAGTCCACTGCTGTTGATCCACTATGCAG GTCCATTGACAACTCCTGGAGAACCAGAAACAGTGTCTGCTCCACCTCCTGGAAGGCGTCTAGTCATCCCCCTAAATATCTGTGTTTTGCAGGGCTTGTCTTTCGTAAAAGCCCGCTTGCTTTCAATGGAAATTCCAGCCCGCATTGGTGAAGCATGCTCCACGCAAGCACAATTAGAAAGGGGTAATACTGAGCAAGTCAATAGTTCTGAAAGACAGGCTGATAGGCTAGTGAAGATTGATCCCAATAGGGGAAGTTGGGGATTGCGCTTACTTGAGTTGGAGCTGTATAATCCGACTGATGTAGTTTTTGAAGCCAGTGTTTCAGTTGACATGGAGAATACTAACAACCAAGAAAACCTGTCTGATAATATTTCTGCTGAATATGGTGAACCAAAAACAAGGATCGACAGGGATTATACTGCTAGAGTGTTAATACCacttgaaaatttcaaattaccTGTTCTCGATGGCTCCTTCCTTGGAAACTCTTCTCAAAATAATGGGACTTCTGGCAGTAGAAATAATAGTTTCTCTGAAAAGAATATTAAGGCGGAGTTGAATGCTTCGATTAAGAATTTGATTTCGAAGATTAAAGTCAGGTGGCAATCTGGGCGCAACAGCTCAGGAGAACTAGATATCAAGGATGCAATACAGGCTGCCCTCCAGGCATCTGTTATGGATGTTCTTCTGCCAGACCCACTGACATTTGGGTTTAGGCTGGCTAAAACAAGTTCAGAAGATATAAATGTTGATAGTGAGGTAAAGTCTTGTGCATCTGGAGATTCTATCATTGCACATGAGATGACTGCAATGGAGGTGTTGGTGCGGAACAATACTAAGGAAGCTATTAGGATAAATCTTAGCATTGCATGCAAAGATGTGGCTGGTGAGAACTGTATGGAGGGCGACAAGGCAACGGTGCTTTGGGAAG GTGTTTTGAGTGGTATCAGCATGGAGGTTCCTCCTCTTGAAGAAGTGAAGCATGTATTCTCCCTCTATTTCCTAATTCCAGGGGAGTACACGATGCTGGCTGCAGCCATGATCTATGATGCTAATGAAGTTCTTAGAGCTCGGGCGAGAAGTGATGCATTAGATGAGCCAATCTTTTGCCGTGGACCACCGTATCACGTGCGAGTGAGTGGCACTAGATGA
- the LOC125193919 gene encoding pentatricopeptide repeat-containing protein At4g38150-like, producing MSIALRTKLGSTGARLLRSLAAARSFSHQPREPIPDRPLRNQSRIQSRPRKAETDADFLEKFKLGLDSDSSVKENPSKSEAVDRGSDSEDANEIFKKMKETGLIPNAVAMLDGLCKDGLVHDAMKLFGLMREKGAIPEVVVYTAVVEGFCKAQKLDDAVRIFKKMESNGIVPNAFSYQVLIKGLCLGDGRRVEEAYEFSIAMLEAGHSPNLATFTGLIDGYCREKGLEEAQSVVKGMRLKGFFVEEKAVKEYLGKKGPFLPMVWEAILGKKASNKFPF from the coding sequence ATGTCGATAGCTCTAAGAACTAAACTTGGTTCCACAGGAGCTCGTCTCCTACGGAGCCTCGCCGCCGCACGGTCTTTCTCCCATCAACCTCGCGAACCAATTCCCGACCGCCCCCTTAGAAATCAATCTCGAATTCAATCTCGGCCCCGGAAGGCGGAAACCGATGCTGATTTTCTCGAAAAATTCAAGCTTGGACTGGACAGCGATAGCAGCGTCAAAGAAAACCCTAGCAAGAGTGAGGCAGTCGATAGAGGCAGCGACAGCGAGGATGCGAATGAGATATTCAAGAAGATGAAGGAGACGGGGCTGATCCCCAACGCGGTGGCTATGCTGGATGGGCTGTGCAAAGACGGGCTGGTTCATGACGCGATGAAGCTGTTCGGGTTAATGCGCGAGAAGGGGGCGATTCCGGAGGTGGTGGTGTACACTGCTGTGGTGGAGGGCTTCTGCAAGGCGCAGAAGCTGGATGATGCGGTGAGGATCTTCAAGAAAATGGAGAGCAATGGAATTGTTCCTAACGCCTTCAGTTACCAGGTTTTGATTAAAGGGCTGTGCTTGGGCGATGGGAGGAGAGTGGAGGAGGCCTATGAGTTTAGTATTGCGATGTTGGAGGCTGGTCATTCCCCCAATTTGGCTACTTTCACGGGATTGATTGATGGGTATTGCAGGGAGAAGGGTTTGGAAGAGGCTCAGAGTGTTGTGAAGGGAATGAGGCTAAAGGGTTTCTTCGTGGAGGAGAAAGCGGTTAAGGAGTATTTGGGTAAGAAAGGCCCCTTCTTGCCCATGGTGTGGGAGGCAATCTTGGGGAAGAAGGCCTCCAACAAGTTTCCTTTTTGA
- the LOC125191724 gene encoding deSI-like protein At4g17486 isoform X2, whose protein sequence is MLRKMMGRKGKTGTIPVYLNVYDLTPINGYAYWLGLGIYHSGVEVHGVEYAFGAHEHSTTGIFEVEPKHCPGFTFRKSILIARSDLGPKEVRALMENLAREYPGNAYNLISKNCNHFCNDVCLRLTGKQIPRWVNRLARLGLFCNCVLPVGINEVKVGHVRGREKNGAEEESEEKKKLTSHLSRYGSASESKPSSLSSASAKPSGRRRSAHSMSQRSFSSLPECISKWPVS, encoded by the exons ATGCTGCGGAAAATGATGGGGCGGAAGGGGAAGACGGGCACTATACCGGTATACCTCAACGTATACGACCTCACCCCCATCAACGGCTACGCTTACTGGCTCGGCCTCGGCATCTATCATTCTGGTGTTGAAG TTCATGGGGTTGAGTATGCATTCGGTGCTCATGAACATTCAACAACTGGGATTTTTGAGGTAGAACCAAAGCATTGCCCTGGCTTCACATTTCGAAAATCAATCTTGATTGCGCGATCGGATTTGGGGCCCAAGGAGGTCCGCGCGCTCATGGAAAATCTGGCTCGAGAATACCCCGGAAATGCCTACAATCTCATTTCCAAGAATTGCAACCATTTCTGCAACGATGTGTGCCTTCGCTTGACCGGCAAACAAATCCCTAGATGGGTCAATCGCCTTGCTCGCCTTG GTTTGTTCTGCAACTGTGTTCTGCCGGTTGGGATTAATGAGGTGAAAGTAGGGCATGTTAGAGGTAGAGAGAAGAACGGGGCGGAGGAGGAGtcggaggagaagaagaagctgaCTAGTCATCTGAGTAGGTATGGGTCCGCCTCCGAATCAAAACCATCATCATTGTCTTCAGCTTCGGCCAAGCCAAGTGGCAGACGCCGAAGCGCCCATTCGATGTCGCAGCGCAGTTTTTCTTCTCTGCCGGAATGCATCTCCAAGTGGCCTGTTTCATGA